A part of Micromonospora chersina genomic DNA contains:
- a CDS encoding MarR family winged helix-turn-helix transcriptional regulator, with the protein MAVMTRWLDPDEQRTWRAFLTASRALMDTLDRELQRDAGMPHAYYEILVRLSEAPDRRLRMSELADATGSSRSRLSHAAARLEAAGWIRREDCPTDRRGQLAVLTDDGFATLAAAAPGHVEGVRRHLFDALSPAQVDQLRRISETLADHLTGSRPN; encoded by the coding sequence ATGGCCGTCATGACCCGGTGGCTGGACCCCGACGAGCAGCGGACCTGGCGGGCGTTCCTCACCGCCTCCCGGGCCCTCATGGACACCCTCGACCGCGAGCTGCAACGCGACGCCGGGATGCCGCACGCGTACTACGAGATCCTGGTCCGGCTCTCCGAGGCCCCCGATCGGCGGCTGCGGATGAGCGAGCTGGCCGACGCCACCGGCTCCTCCCGCAGCCGGCTCTCGCACGCCGCCGCCCGCCTGGAGGCCGCCGGCTGGATCCGCCGGGAGGACTGCCCCACCGACCGCCGCGGCCAGCTCGCCGTGCTCACCGACGACGGCTTCGCCACCCTGGCCGCCGCCGCGCCCGGCCACGTCGAGGGGGTACGCCGGCACCTGTTCGACGCGCTGAGCCCGGCCCAGGTCGACCAGCTGCGGCGGATCAGCGAGACGCTCGCCGACCACCTGACCGGATCGCGACCAAACTGA
- a CDS encoding potassium channel family protein, whose amino-acid sequence MADPSFRRERRRAAAAVALLLFAYFLVPVEPDPNGLRLALRSAGTLVLVVVVAFLVTGQVRRQLAATQPTGEAQTRALIRLAVALIAGLLVFALADYVVANTRPGEFIGLRTRIDALYFALATLTTVGYGDVTAEGQIARVVVCAQMVFSIGVIATGASIVVKQMTQRPRPDRR is encoded by the coding sequence GTGGCGGACCCTTCCTTTCGGCGGGAGCGGCGGCGGGCCGCGGCGGCCGTCGCGCTGCTGCTGTTCGCCTACTTCCTCGTCCCCGTCGAGCCGGACCCGAACGGCCTGCGGCTGGCCCTGCGCTCCGCCGGCACCCTGGTCCTGGTGGTCGTGGTCGCGTTCCTGGTCACCGGCCAGGTACGCCGCCAGCTCGCCGCCACCCAGCCGACCGGGGAAGCGCAGACGCGGGCGCTGATCCGGCTCGCCGTCGCGCTCATCGCCGGGCTGCTGGTCTTCGCCCTCGCCGACTACGTGGTGGCGAACACCCGCCCCGGCGAGTTCATCGGCCTGCGGACCCGGATCGACGCGCTCTACTTCGCGTTGGCCACGCTCACCACTGTCGGCTACGGCGACGTCACCGCCGAGGGGCAGATCGCCCGGGTGGTGGTCTGCGCGCAGATGGTGTTCAGCATCGGGGTGATCGCCACCGGGGCGTCCATCGTGGTCAAGCAGATGACCCAGCGGCCCCGCCCGGACCGGCGCTGA
- a CDS encoding ABC transporter substrate-binding protein, whose translation MPSTRQSLRRTLAAAVTLLALTTAAGCGTDAAAGGRQTKELRYQGSVGQVTLPELAADLGYLGDVKLNWIGNVTGGPADIQATATGQTDFGGAFNGAIVKLQAAKAPITAVVAYYGSDAQTFQGYYVLDDSPIRGPRDLIGKKVGMNTLGAHAEAVLKTWLVKGGLTPAEIAKVELVALPPVNTEQSLRQKQIDLAVLGGVIRDKAVAAGGIRTVFTDYELLGAFSGGSYVFRNDFITRNPETVRTFTTGVGKAIEWARTQPRETVVARLESIIAKRGRNEDPSLVRYWKSTGVAGKGGVISDREFATWIDWLAQSGELKGEKPKPGDLYTNKYNEFAAGGGGA comes from the coding sequence ATGCCCTCGACCCGTCAGTCGCTGCGGCGTACCCTCGCCGCCGCCGTCACCCTGCTCGCCCTCACCACCGCCGCGGGCTGCGGCACCGACGCCGCCGCCGGCGGCCGACAGACCAAGGAGCTGCGCTACCAGGGCTCGGTCGGCCAGGTGACCCTCCCCGAACTCGCCGCCGACCTCGGCTACCTGGGCGACGTCAAGCTCAACTGGATCGGCAACGTCACCGGCGGCCCCGCCGACATCCAGGCCACCGCCACCGGCCAGACCGACTTCGGCGGCGCCTTCAACGGCGCCATCGTCAAGCTCCAGGCCGCGAAGGCACCCATCACCGCCGTGGTCGCCTACTACGGCTCGGACGCGCAGACCTTCCAGGGCTACTACGTCCTCGACGACAGCCCGATCCGCGGTCCCCGCGACCTCATCGGCAAGAAGGTCGGCATGAACACGCTCGGCGCGCACGCCGAGGCGGTGCTCAAGACCTGGCTGGTCAAGGGCGGCCTGACTCCGGCCGAGATCGCCAAGGTCGAGCTGGTCGCGCTGCCGCCGGTCAACACCGAGCAGTCGCTGCGGCAGAAGCAGATCGACCTGGCGGTGCTCGGCGGCGTCATCCGCGACAAGGCCGTCGCCGCCGGCGGCATCCGCACCGTCTTCACCGACTACGAGCTGCTCGGCGCGTTCAGCGGCGGCAGCTACGTCTTCCGGAACGACTTCATCACGCGCAACCCGGAGACGGTGCGCACGTTCACCACCGGGGTCGGCAAGGCCATCGAGTGGGCGCGCACCCAGCCCCGGGAGACCGTCGTCGCCCGGCTGGAGTCCATCATCGCCAAGCGCGGCCGCAACGAGGACCCGTCGCTGGTGAGGTACTGGAAGTCCACCGGCGTCGCCGGCAAGGGCGGCGTCATCAGCGACCGCGAGTTCGCCACCTGGATCGACTGGCTGGCCCAGTCCGGCGAACTCAAGGGCGAGAAGCCCAAGCCCGGCGACCTCTACACCAACAAGTACAACGAGTTTGCCGCCGGTGGGGGTGGCGCGTGA
- a CDS encoding DUF4236 domain-containing protein: protein MGIQFRKRKKYGPVILHFTENGFSSWSIKIGRWSWNSNTRAHRVDLPGPLSWKQDKSRA from the coding sequence ATGGGCATCCAGTTCCGCAAGCGCAAGAAGTACGGGCCGGTGATCCTCCACTTCACCGAGAACGGCTTCTCGTCCTGGAGCATCAAGATCGGTCGCTGGTCGTGGAACTCCAACACCCGCGCCCACCGCGTGGACCTGCCGGGGCCGCTCTCCTGGAAGCAGGACAAGTCCCGGGCGTGA
- a CDS encoding VOC family protein, which translates to MGIHRLNHAVLYVRDLDRSVAFYRDVLGFRPVPMTPDGFRGAAFLQAPDSTNDHDLGLFEIGAAAGASPAGRSTVGLYHLAWELDTLDELAATAERLAAADALVGASDHGTTKSLYGRDPDGLEFEIVWIVPADLLDEGALAARKRIGRLDLDRERQRYGGQTRGGVGISVPA; encoded by the coding sequence ATGGGAATCCACCGGCTCAACCACGCCGTCCTCTACGTCCGTGACCTCGACCGCAGCGTCGCCTTCTACCGCGACGTGCTCGGCTTCCGCCCGGTGCCGATGACGCCGGACGGCTTCCGGGGCGCCGCCTTCCTCCAGGCGCCCGACTCCACCAACGACCACGACCTCGGGCTGTTCGAGATCGGCGCGGCCGCCGGAGCCTCTCCGGCCGGGCGGTCCACGGTCGGCCTCTACCACCTCGCCTGGGAGCTGGACACCCTGGACGAGCTGGCCGCCACCGCCGAGCGGCTGGCCGCCGCCGACGCCCTGGTGGGCGCCTCGGACCACGGGACCACCAAGAGCCTCTACGGCCGCGACCCCGACGGGCTGGAGTTCGAGATCGTCTGGATCGTCCCCGCCGACCTCCTCGACGAGGGCGCCCTCGCCGCGCGCAAGCGGATCGGCCGGCTCGACCTCGACCGCGAGCGGCAGCGCTACGGCGGCCAGACCCGCGGCGGCGTGGGCATCTCCGTTCCCGCCTGA
- a CDS encoding putative leader peptide has translation MSQRDELLLTARVHVDLVRHASALC, from the coding sequence ATGTCGCAGCGGGACGAGCTTCTCCTCACCGCTCGCGTGCACGTCGACCTGGTCCGGCACGCGAGCGCGCTCTGTTGA